GAAACCTCGTCGGTAAACTCATCCCAGGTTTCTTCAGCGGCTTCCTTTTTTTCGTCAATTTTGGCCCTGATTGTCGCGAGTGTGGCGGTTAATTCTTCCTGTTTTTCCTTCAGTTCTTCTTTTGCATCAGCTTTTCCCAGCGCAAATTGAAGGTGGAAAAGATCCATTTTAGTTTTAAACTGTTCCAGCTTGCCAGAGAGGTTGCCGGACAATTCCTGCTTTTTATCTCCTAAAGAAGACATATACGTCTCGTATTCATCTTTTGCCTCCTGTATGGATTCTGTGAGCCGCTTTTTCTGTTCTTCATAAGCTTCCAAAGATTCTGCTTTTCCCAAAGCGAGTTGAACCTGAAGGGCTTCAAGTTTGCCGCGAAGTTTTTGCACATGGTCGTTGGAAGCCATTTCGCTGATTTTGGCTTTTGACTCATTGACAAACTCGGTAAAGGCTGCTTTTTGTTTTTCGTAAGCGGCAACTATCTCTTCTTCACCCAGTGAAATCTGTAATTCGAGGTCGTCGAGTTCTTTACTCCAGTCTTCCAGAAATTGGTTCATCAGTTAATATTTTAGGTTGTTGGGTTAAAGATAATTAAAAATTCCAGGCCAGGAGGTTTACGTAGTTCAAAATTATGAGAAAGATAACTCCGGCAATTGCAGTTAACATATACTGCAACCTGGTACCAGCATTCCAGTATCGTTTGCTGAAAGAGATCGGGATAAATATGAGCATAATGATGGTAAGGATTCCCCCGATCAGTGGAAGCGTCTGAAGATAGGGAAGGGCAGGCGGAATCTCAAAGGCAAAACTTTCGAAAAAATCTCCCGAAAGCATGACAAATCCCACTCCAAAAAGAATATAAGCCAGGCTGCTAAATCTTCCGGCCAGTAATGCGGTATGTTGCATTCCTGTGCGGGTTTTTCCGCCGGAGACTTTTCTTACCTGGTGTGCGTACATCGAAACCGGCCAAAGTATAATCATCAGTAAAAATAATACACCACAAATGCTCAGAAGGGTGATCAGCAGGCGCGGAGATTCGTACCATGAAAGCCGGTCGAAACCCATGATTGGCATTTCTGAGGAAAATGCGTGCGTCACGTTTTCGTTGGCATCTTCTTTAAAGACCATTCGCTCCTCTCCGTCTTCTGCTTTAAAGCCATTTTTACCATCAGAAAGAAAAGTTTTTTTCTCCTGCATATACGGGCCAATTTCCAATTTTCCTCCTTCTCCGGCCTTTACCTGCAAGACAGATAAAACGCCAAACACTTTTTCATAGGAGGAATAAACCATTCGGTTGGACCTGTAGAAACCCTCGTATTTTTCCACCCCTTCACCTGAGGTAGCTGACGGCCCGGCTTCTGGTTCTGCGGGAAAATACCGGTCAACAAAAGCCCTGATAACGGGTTTTCTGGCTTCAGGGCCATTTTCGCTATTAAATGAGAGAAAGATTCCGGTTTGTTTCTCAGGAATCAGTAAAAGTTGGGAATGGAAATAACGCGTGTCTCCTCCATGGCCAATCATTTTTAGCCCGTTTTGGCGAATTTCATAGAAGCCCAGGCATATACCGGGAATCGAAGCTTCATTGGAAAACTGGCGCCGGTGCATTTCGGCCATTGTCTGCTGGCTCAGGATGTCAGATGAGTCTGCGGGAGTATTTGCATTTTTCAGATGGGCCATCATAAACTTAGCCATATCATCGGCACTGGACGCGAGAATGCCGGCAGGACCCAACTGGATATATTCGGCATCTCCCAGCACAAATTTTTCACCGGAATAGGAATAACCCTGAGAAAGCCATTTTCGCAGTGAATCGGGTTGGGGTTGGCGGAATGTGCTGTGGCTCATCTCCAATGGCTGGAAAATATGTTTCTCAACATAGGTTTCAAACGGCATACCTGACACTTTCTCAACGATATAACCAGCCAACGCAGCTCCGTAATTGGAGTAGGAGGTTACCTCTCCGGGAGGCCTGACCCGCTTCGGCATGTTTTTTTCCAGAAATTCGCCCAAAGGCTTGACATCTTCCGGGGTGCGTGCAAAAATCCGGAACATATCTTCAAAACCCGCAGTATGGGTCAGCAGATGGCGAAGTGTGACGGGCTCTTCATAGGTATCGGGAATCTTAAAATCGG
The Bacteroidia bacterium DNA segment above includes these coding regions:
- a CDS encoding serine hydrolase domain-containing protein: MMPLFTNVLPRLIFSFLFLWASATIAQQPTEKPEDSGAVFLDSVSLRVVPVLLPDTNGIWSKENTEAFFDGLVPAYLESSHIAGATVSIVKDGKLFFSKGYGYTNVPNKEKVDPGKSLFLTGSVSKLFTWTAVMQLVEKGSLDLDKNVNEYLSDFKIPDTYEEPVTLRHLLTHTAGFEDMFRIFARTPEDVKPLGEFLEKNMPKRVRPPGEVTSYSNYGAALAGYIVEKVSGMPFETYVEKHIFQPLEMSHSTFRQPQPDSLRKWLSQGYSYSGEKFVLGDAEYIQLGPAGILASSADDMAKFMMAHLKNANTPADSSDILSQQTMAEMHRRQFSNEASIPGICLGFYEIRQNGLKMIGHGGDTRYFHSQLLLIPEKQTGIFLSFNSENGPEARKPVIRAFVDRYFPAEPEAGPSATSGEGVEKYEGFYRSNRMVYSSYEKVFGVLSVLQVKAGEGGKLEIGPYMQEKKTFLSDGKNGFKAEDGEERMVFKEDANENVTHAFSSEMPIMGFDRLSWYESPRLLITLLSICGVLFLLMIILWPVSMYAHQVRKVSGGKTRTGMQHTALLAGRFSSLAYILFGVGFVMLSGDFFESFAFEIPPALPYLQTLPLIGGILTIIMLIFIPISFSKRYWNAGTRLQYMLTAIAGVIFLIILNYVNLLAWNF